In Collimonas arenae, a single genomic region encodes these proteins:
- a CDS encoding tryptophan--tRNA ligase: protein MYPDRVVSGMRPTGALHLGHYHGALKNWVRLQSELPCLFFVADWHALTTHYDDPSVIETSTWDMLIDWLAAGVDPSQATLFIQSKVPEHAELHLLLSMATPLGWLERVPTYKDQQEKLADRDLATYGFLGYPLLQAADVLIYRASQVPVGDDQVPHIEMMREIARRFNHLYGKEKGFEVKAQEAVKKLGSKRAKLYNELRTQFQQQGSESALEQAKAMLDDAQNLSMIDRERLFGFLEGSRKLILSEPQALLTESSRLPGLDGQKMSKSYGNAIALREEKDVVAKKVRTMPTDPARVRRTDPGDPDKCPVWQFHVVYSDNATREWAAKGCRSAGIGCLECKQPVIDAIVREQEPMHERAQQYLDDPSLVRAIVADGCDHARKLAQDTMRDVREAMGLSYS from the coding sequence ATGTACCCTGACCGTGTCGTCTCTGGTATGCGCCCGACTGGCGCCCTGCATCTTGGCCACTATCACGGGGCACTCAAAAATTGGGTGAGGCTGCAATCCGAATTGCCTTGCCTGTTTTTTGTCGCCGACTGGCATGCGCTGACCACGCATTACGATGATCCAAGCGTAATCGAAACCAGTACTTGGGATATGCTCATCGACTGGCTGGCCGCCGGTGTGGATCCGTCGCAAGCGACCTTGTTCATACAATCCAAGGTGCCTGAACACGCCGAACTGCATTTGCTGCTGTCGATGGCCACGCCGCTCGGTTGGCTGGAGCGGGTGCCGACCTACAAGGATCAGCAGGAAAAACTGGCTGACCGCGACCTGGCTACCTACGGTTTCCTCGGTTATCCCTTGTTGCAAGCAGCCGACGTCTTGATCTATCGCGCCAGCCAGGTGCCGGTGGGCGATGACCAGGTGCCGCATATCGAGATGATGCGTGAAATCGCGCGCCGCTTTAATCATCTGTACGGCAAGGAAAAGGGTTTCGAGGTAAAGGCGCAGGAAGCAGTCAAGAAGCTTGGCAGCAAACGCGCCAAGCTCTACAACGAATTGCGTACCCAGTTCCAGCAGCAAGGCAGCGAGAGCGCGCTGGAGCAAGCCAAGGCCATGCTGGACGATGCCCAGAACCTGTCCATGATTGATCGCGAGCGCTTGTTCGGCTTCCTTGAAGGTAGCCGCAAGCTGATCTTGTCGGAGCCGCAAGCGTTGCTGACTGAATCCTCACGCTTGCCGGGACTGGATGGCCAAAAGATGTCCAAGAGCTATGGCAACGCCATCGCTCTACGCGAAGAGAAAGACGTGGTCGCCAAGAAGGTGCGCACCATGCCGACCGATCCGGCGCGGGTACGCCGCACCGATCCGGGCGATCCGGACAAGTGTCCGGTATGGCAATTCCACGTTGTGTATTCCGACAATGCCACGCGCGAGTGGGCAGCCAAAGGCTGTCGCAGCGCCGGTATCGGTTGTCTCGAATGCAAGCAGCCGGTGATCGACGCCATTGTCCGCGAACAGGAGCCGATGCATGAGCGTGCCCAGCAATATCTCGACGACCCGTCGCTGGTGCGGGCGATCGTGGCAGACGGCTGCGACCATGCACGCAAGCTGGCGCAGGACACGA
- the htpX gene encoding protease HtpX yields MKRIFLFLATNIAVMLVMSIVLSLLGVNRFLTSAGLNLPMLMVFSLVVGFTGSIFSLLISKQMAKWSTGAKVITAPANSTELWLVDTVGKLAQRAGIGMPEVAVYQGDANAFATGAFKNSALVAVSTGLLESMTKEEVEAVLGHEIAHIANGDMVTMTLIQGVVNTFVVFLSRIIGYAVDRALSRGNNDGPGIGYMATVLVSQIVLGIGASLIVAWFSRHREFRADAGSAKLLGSALPMQKALARLGGVEPATLPESMAALGINDKPGWSAMFSSHPPIEQRIAALRNPQVTAL; encoded by the coding sequence ATGAAACGTATTTTCTTGTTCCTCGCTACCAACATTGCAGTGATGCTCGTGATGAGCATCGTGCTGTCGCTGTTGGGCGTGAACCGTTTCCTGACCAGCGCCGGCTTGAACTTGCCGATGCTGATGGTGTTTTCGCTGGTGGTCGGCTTCACGGGATCGATTTTCTCTTTGCTGATCAGCAAGCAAATGGCCAAATGGTCGACCGGCGCCAAGGTGATTACTGCGCCCGCCAATTCGACCGAGCTGTGGCTGGTGGATACGGTGGGCAAACTGGCCCAGCGCGCCGGTATCGGCATGCCTGAGGTGGCCGTCTATCAGGGCGACGCCAATGCGTTCGCGACCGGCGCCTTCAAGAATTCCGCGCTGGTCGCGGTATCGACAGGTTTGCTGGAAAGCATGACCAAAGAAGAAGTGGAAGCGGTATTGGGCCACGAAATCGCGCATATCGCTAACGGCGATATGGTGACTATGACTCTGATCCAAGGCGTGGTGAATACCTTTGTGGTGTTCCTCTCGCGCATCATCGGTTATGCTGTCGACCGTGCGTTGTCGCGTGGAAATAACGACGGTCCCGGAATTGGTTACATGGCTACCGTACTGGTATCGCAGATTGTGCTGGGGATAGGTGCATCGCTGATCGTCGCCTGGTTCTCGCGCCATCGTGAATTCCGCGCCGACGCGGGTTCCGCCAAGTTGCTGGGCAGCGCGTTGCCGATGCAAAAGGCGCTGGCGCGTTTGGGTGGCGTCGAGCCGGCGACGCTGCCGGAATCGATGGCCGCGCTGGGCATCAACGACAAACCAGGCTGGAGCGCAATGTTTTCCAGCCATCCGCCGATCGAACAACGCATTGCAGCTTTGCGTAATCCGCAAGTCACTGCACTGTAA
- a CDS encoding heme-copper oxidase subunit III family protein: MSIATSPTPASESRLRQLVADWSSDRQAFQVSWGKAMMWIFLLSDTFIFSCFLTGYMTVRISSTIPWPNPSLVFGLKIGGAEVPLLLIAIMTFVLISSSGTMAMAVNFAYRRERVRAAILMFVTAGFGVCFVSMQVFEWSKLILQEGVRPWGNPMGAPQFGSTFFMITGFHGLHVSAGVVYLITVAVRLLKGRYDGAGGSGGNYQIVEIAGLYWHFVDLVWVFIFALFYLW; this comes from the coding sequence ATGAGCATAGCAACTTCACCAACGCCAGCCAGCGAAAGCCGCTTGCGGCAACTGGTGGCGGACTGGTCTTCGGACCGGCAAGCGTTCCAGGTGTCGTGGGGCAAGGCAATGATGTGGATTTTCCTGTTGTCGGATACCTTCATCTTCAGCTGTTTCCTGACCGGTTACATGACAGTACGTATTTCCAGCACCATTCCCTGGCCCAATCCAAGCCTGGTGTTCGGTCTGAAGATCGGCGGCGCCGAGGTGCCTTTGCTGCTCATCGCGATCATGACTTTCGTGCTGATCAGCAGCAGCGGAACGATGGCGATGGCGGTCAACTTCGCCTATCGCCGCGAGCGGGTACGCGCCGCCATCCTGATGTTTGTCACCGCCGGTTTCGGCGTCTGTTTCGTCAGCATGCAAGTGTTCGAATGGAGCAAGCTGATTTTGCAGGAGGGCGTACGTCCCTGGGGCAATCCGATGGGCGCGCCGCAATTCGGCTCGACTTTTTTCATGATTACCGGCTTTCATGGCTTGCATGTGAGCGCGGGGGTGGTCTACCTGATTACCGTGGCGGTGCGTTTGCTGAAGGGCCGTTACGACGGGGCTGGCGGTTCAGGCGGGAATTACCAGATCGTTGAAATCGCCGGCTTGTACTGGCACTTCGTCGATCTGGTCTGGGTTTTCATTTTTGCCTTGTTTTATCTCTGGTAG
- a CDS encoding SLC13 family permease, with protein sequence MPKIAEPSRATSFIYKICQPFLRDRLMHLLLIAAILLSFLAPHPPADYPAWVDWNTIATLAGMLLLTKGIEVSGYLEHLGRMIINHLGQQRALALFLVSASALLSTILTNDIALFIVVPLTVGLANIGGLPIGRLVIFETLAVNAGSLLTPIGNPQNILLWQRSHLSFATFTWQMVPLALAVSLILLLVTWLSFPKKTIHAEMEDNPASYKTSLLRTCSLLYIAFLVSVEFGHPGWGLLGVTVAAALLFREVIAKVDWSLILVFILMFIDIHLLTQLDFIQSWVGAIQHFSQLELFLSALLGSQVISNVPATILLVNYSDAYKVIAYGVNAGGFGLAIGSLANIIALRMAPERHLWLRFHLYSFPFLILSGFIAWWLLV encoded by the coding sequence ATGCCTAAAATCGCAGAACCTAGCCGCGCCACCTCATTCATCTACAAAATCTGCCAGCCGTTCCTGCGTGACCGCCTGATGCATTTGCTATTGATTGCTGCAATTCTGCTCTCTTTTTTAGCCCCTCACCCGCCAGCCGACTACCCGGCCTGGGTTGACTGGAACACGATCGCCACCCTGGCCGGCATGCTGCTGCTAACCAAGGGGATCGAAGTCAGCGGCTATCTCGAGCATCTGGGCCGCATGATCATCAACCATCTCGGCCAGCAACGCGCACTGGCCCTGTTTCTGGTGAGCGCATCGGCGCTGCTGTCAACCATATTGACCAACGACATCGCCCTGTTCATCGTGGTGCCGCTGACCGTCGGCCTGGCCAATATCGGCGGCCTGCCAATCGGCCGCCTGGTGATTTTCGAAACGCTGGCGGTGAATGCCGGCTCCTTGCTGACGCCCATTGGCAATCCGCAAAACATCCTGCTGTGGCAGCGCTCGCACTTATCGTTCGCCACCTTCACCTGGCAAATGGTGCCGCTGGCGCTGGCAGTGTCCCTGATCTTGCTGCTCGTGACCTGGCTGAGTTTCCCCAAAAAAACCATACATGCCGAAATGGAAGATAATCCGGCCAGCTATAAGACCAGCCTGCTGCGGACTTGCAGCTTGCTTTATATCGCCTTCCTCGTGTCGGTGGAATTCGGCCACCCCGGCTGGGGCCTGCTTGGCGTGACAGTTGCCGCGGCGCTCCTGTTCCGGGAGGTTATTGCCAAGGTCGACTGGAGCCTGATCCTGGTATTCATCCTGATGTTCATCGACATCCACCTGCTGACGCAACTGGATTTCATTCAAAGCTGGGTCGGCGCGATCCAGCATTTTTCGCAGCTCGAACTTTTCCTGTCAGCCCTGCTCGGCTCGCAAGTAATCAGCAATGTCCCGGCCACCATCCTGCTGGTCAACTATTCCGACGCTTACAAGGTGATTGCCTACGGCGTCAATGCTGGCGGCTTCGGTCTGGCGATCGGTTCGCTGGCCAACATCATCGCCTTGCGCATGGCGCCCGAGCGGCATCTGTGGCTACGCTTCCATCTGTATTCATTTCCGTTCCTGATCTTGTCGGGATTCATTGCATGGTGGCTACTGGTCTGA
- a CDS encoding site-2 protease family protein, protein MNDLIQTVAVYALPVLFAITLHEAAHAYAAKYFGDSTAYMLGRMSLNPIKHIDPFGTILIPILLYFSTGGAFLFGYAKPVPINFGQLRKPKRDMAWVALAGPAANFLMALLWLLVLIGLAAFQVQEDFFALMARAGILTNLVMFAFNLFPIPPLDGGRILTSLLPNKYAYKFAQIEPYGFFIVMALVLLKVLSFWMTPVMMIAQTVLQWMVKPLLLLLN, encoded by the coding sequence ATGAACGATCTTATCCAAACCGTCGCAGTCTATGCTTTGCCCGTGCTGTTCGCTATCACGCTGCATGAGGCTGCGCATGCCTATGCCGCCAAGTATTTCGGCGATTCTACCGCCTATATGCTGGGGCGCATGAGCCTCAACCCAATCAAGCATATCGATCCGTTCGGGACGATCCTGATCCCGATACTGCTGTATTTTTCGACAGGCGGCGCCTTTCTGTTCGGTTACGCCAAGCCGGTGCCAATCAATTTCGGCCAGCTGCGCAAGCCCAAGCGCGATATGGCCTGGGTGGCGCTGGCGGGGCCGGCAGCAAATTTCCTGATGGCGCTGCTCTGGCTGCTGGTGCTGATCGGCCTGGCTGCTTTCCAGGTTCAGGAAGATTTCTTTGCGCTGATGGCGCGCGCCGGCATTCTCACCAACCTGGTGATGTTCGCTTTCAACCTGTTCCCGATTCCGCCGCTTGACGGAGGTCGCATCTTGACCAGTCTGTTGCCGAACAAGTATGCCTATAAATTTGCGCAAATCGAGCCCTACGGTTTCTTTATCGTGATGGCGTTGGTGCTCTTGAAAGTACTGTCTTTCTGGATGACCCCAGTGATGATGATTGCCCAGACCGTGCTGCAATGGATGGTGAAACCACTGCTGTTGCTGTTAAATTGA
- a CDS encoding cytochrome C oxidase subunit IV family protein, with product MTSATGQQHPIGLYLKIWGLLFVLSTLSYLVDYFNFHSYLRWTLILVLMLMKAGLIVAFFMHMAWERLALVFAILIPPLCLLVLVGLMATEADYTFLTRLLFFR from the coding sequence ATGACTTCCGCCACAGGACAACAACATCCGATCGGTCTCTATCTCAAGATATGGGGCTTGCTGTTCGTACTCAGCACGCTTTCCTACTTGGTCGACTATTTTAATTTCCACAGCTATTTGCGCTGGACCTTGATCCTGGTGCTGATGCTGATGAAAGCGGGACTGATCGTCGCCTTTTTCATGCACATGGCGTGGGAGCGCCTGGCGCTGGTATTCGCCATCTTGATACCGCCACTGTGCCTGCTGGTGCTGGTTGGTTTGATGGCCACCGAGGCTGACTATACTTTTCTGACCCGGCTTTTGTTTTTCCGTTAA
- a CDS encoding acyltransferase family protein — MTRRLTAVDALRGCTVAAMLLVNDPGDWNHVYAPLEHSVWHGCTPTDLVFPFFLFMVGVSTALGIDPRVAQGINPSALTRAALMRALRIVALGLLINVLAWLIMPGVHLRLPGVLQRIGLCFAATALFAIYTRPHIQWTAIIAILLGYWCLLLLGGSLEPWINLVSRSDSALFGSLVYQTDPASGHGHDPEGLLGTLPSLATSLLGLCAGRWLRDGKLKPLFVAGIAALALGALWSLALPFNKNLWTPSFVLWCAGWAILAMLLFHWLIDHRGWPAIGRRFGVNAVAAYAGSELMQILLPGLGWQESIYQHLFAGWITPLAGPYVASLGFAVVFVFIWWLIVYVMDQRRWYIKL; from the coding sequence ATGACGCGCCGCCTGACGGCGGTGGATGCACTGCGCGGATGCACCGTCGCCGCGATGTTGCTGGTCAACGACCCTGGCGACTGGAACCACGTCTACGCCCCGCTGGAACATTCTGTATGGCATGGCTGTACGCCGACCGATCTGGTGTTTCCGTTTTTCCTGTTCATGGTGGGCGTATCGACTGCCCTCGGCATCGACCCGCGCGTTGCTCAAGGCATCAATCCATCTGCATTGACTCGCGCTGCGCTGATGCGGGCGCTACGCATCGTGGCGCTTGGCTTGCTGATCAACGTACTGGCCTGGCTGATCATGCCGGGAGTACATCTGCGTTTGCCAGGGGTATTGCAACGCATTGGCCTCTGCTTTGCTGCTACGGCGCTGTTTGCAATCTACACGCGTCCACACATCCAATGGACGGCGATCATTGCCATCCTGCTCGGATACTGGTGCTTGCTGCTGCTTGGCGGTTCGCTGGAGCCATGGATTAACCTGGTCAGCCGCAGCGATAGCGCGCTATTCGGTTCACTGGTTTACCAGACCGATCCCGCCAGCGGGCACGGGCACGATCCCGAAGGCTTGCTCGGCACCCTGCCGTCGCTCGCTACCAGCCTGCTTGGCCTGTGCGCCGGCCGCTGGCTACGCGATGGCAAGTTGAAACCGCTGTTCGTCGCTGGTATCGCTGCGCTGGCGCTGGGTGCGCTGTGGTCGCTGGCGCTGCCGTTCAACAAAAACCTGTGGACGCCATCTTTCGTATTGTGGTGCGCCGGCTGGGCCATCTTGGCGATGCTGCTATTTCACTGGCTGATCGACCATCGCGGCTGGCCCGCAATCGGGCGTCGTTTCGGCGTTAACGCCGTGGCAGCCTATGCCGGCTCCGAGCTGATGCAAATTCTGCTGCCGGGACTGGGCTGGCAGGAATCGATCTATCAACACCTGTTCGCGGGCTGGATCACGCCACTGGCAGGACCGTACGTCGCATCGCTCGGGTTCGCCGTGGTTTTTGTCTTTATCTGGTGGCTGATCGTGTATGTGATGGATCAGCGGCGATGGTATATAAAACTCTAG
- a CDS encoding L-threonylcarbamoyladenylate synthase translates to MSQFFQIHPDNPQLRLIKQAVQIIQAGGIVALPTDCCYALVCQLDNKDAVERVRRIRGVDDKHHLTMLCRDLSEISLYAKVDNRQFRLLKSATPGAFTFILEATKEVPRRLSHPARKTIGLRVPEHSIVHAVLEEFGQPLIGTTLILPGAEEALTDPEEVRDQLEKQIELVIDGGACSLEPTTVIDLTGDEPQLIRQGRGDASLFGL, encoded by the coding sequence ATGAGCCAGTTTTTCCAGATCCATCCAGATAATCCGCAACTGCGGCTGATCAAGCAAGCGGTGCAAATCATCCAGGCAGGCGGCATCGTCGCTTTGCCGACCGACTGCTGCTATGCGCTGGTGTGCCAGCTGGATAACAAGGATGCGGTAGAGCGCGTGCGGCGGATTCGCGGCGTTGACGACAAGCACCACCTGACCATGCTGTGCCGCGACCTCAGCGAGATCTCGCTATACGCCAAGGTCGACAATCGCCAGTTCCGTTTGCTGAAAAGCGCGACGCCGGGCGCCTTTACTTTCATTCTCGAAGCGACCAAGGAAGTGCCGCGACGCTTGAGCCATCCGGCGCGCAAGACAATCGGCCTGCGCGTTCCGGAGCACAGCATCGTCCATGCCGTGCTGGAAGAGTTCGGCCAGCCCCTGATTGGGACCACTTTGATTTTGCCGGGTGCTGAAGAGGCCCTGACCGATCCGGAAGAAGTGCGCGACCAGTTGGAAAAACAGATCGAGCTGGTGATCGACGGTGGTGCTTGCAGCCTGGAGCCAACCACAGTGATTGATCTCACAGGCGATGAGCCGCAGCTGATACGCCAGGGGCGTGGTGACGCCAGTTTGTTTGGTTTGTGA